A genomic region of Mycobacterium sp. Aquia_213 contains the following coding sequences:
- a CDS encoding MinD/ParA family ATP-binding protein, whose protein sequence is MSNREGVRGINASSAAPAYPSGSARPGPSVPSWRADADPTAATVPEPRYRPSDPPTRSAGVLTPSRLARARRAAAPYRRDLTLGGTALDGLDHREPERSRFSWREVIHRVTGIDLGPDKKVAYEQELRQRANAVIGGAFPIAVLNFKGGVGKTAVVEALGSTLAEARGDRVIAVDIDAGDLADRHGRRNPLSLADLLARDSVTHYAEVRAHTHMNSFGLEVLGLPDYGRTDWRLERQDIAKAFSILRKHYSVVLVDCVKAINSSVMDAVLPEARALVVVSGTSIDAVRKTRTTLEWLSNNGYRRLMRSTVLAMNYTEPARLDGVVTKEFDSLAARVAATVILPFDRHVHGGTELGLDQLSKESRRGYLEMAAALGDMAAGRPVGRDAAPRSWR, encoded by the coding sequence ATGAGCAACCGCGAGGGGGTTCGCGGAATCAATGCCTCGTCCGCGGCTCCGGCGTACCCGTCCGGCTCCGCGAGACCGGGGCCTTCGGTGCCGAGCTGGCGCGCCGATGCCGACCCGACTGCGGCCACGGTGCCCGAACCGCGCTATCGCCCGTCCGACCCGCCGACCAGGTCAGCAGGTGTGCTGACCCCGTCCCGGCTGGCACGGGCACGTCGGGCCGCCGCGCCGTATCGCCGCGACCTGACGCTGGGCGGGACCGCCCTCGACGGCCTGGACCACCGGGAGCCGGAGCGGAGCAGGTTCAGCTGGCGAGAGGTGATTCATCGGGTGACCGGAATCGACCTCGGGCCGGACAAAAAAGTCGCGTATGAACAGGAACTGCGGCAACGCGCCAATGCCGTGATCGGCGGCGCGTTTCCGATCGCGGTGTTGAACTTCAAAGGCGGCGTCGGCAAGACCGCCGTGGTCGAAGCGCTCGGCTCGACGCTGGCCGAGGCGCGCGGCGACCGCGTCATCGCCGTCGACATCGACGCCGGCGACCTGGCGGACCGTCATGGCCGCCGCAACCCGCTGAGCCTGGCCGACTTGCTGGCCCGCGATTCGGTGACCCACTACGCAGAGGTGCGCGCGCACACCCACATGAACAGTTTCGGCCTGGAAGTGCTGGGGCTGCCCGACTACGGCCGCACCGACTGGCGGCTGGAGCGCCAGGACATCGCCAAGGCGTTTTCGATTCTGCGCAAACACTATTCGGTGGTGCTGGTGGACTGCGTCAAGGCGATCAACTCCAGCGTGATGGACGCCGTGCTGCCCGAGGCGCGCGCTCTGGTGGTGGTCAGCGGCACCTCGATCGATGCGGTACGCAAGACCAGGACAACGCTGGAGTGGTTGTCCAACAACGGATATCGCCGCTTGATGAGATCAACGGTGCTCGCCATGAACTACACCGAGCCGGCGAGGCTGGACGGCGTGGTCACCAAGGAATTCGACTCGCTGGCCGCGCGCGTGGCCGCCACGGTGATACTGCCGTTCGATCGGCACGTGCACGGGGGCACCGAGCTGGGGCTGGACCAGTTGAGCAAGGAAAGCCGGCGCGGCTACCTGGAGATGGCGGCCGCGCTGGGCGACATGGCCGCCGGCCGGCCGGTGGGGCGCGATGCCGCGCCGCGGTCCTGGCGGTAG